One segment of Vibrio agarivorans DNA contains the following:
- the coxB gene encoding cytochrome c oxidase subunit II, with product MRLHKDGASLRYRLVATILSTVGLLFPSLALASEESASTMSRFNLTQGVTEISGQVYELHMLIFYICCAIAFVVFGIMFYSIIKHRKSKGAVAAHFHESTKVEIIWTVIPVLILIGMAIPATTTLLAMEDTSQSDITIKVTGSQWKWHYDYLDEGVEFFSLLATDQKQIDGLEEKGAHYLLEVDNALVVPIGKKIRFLLTSDDVIHSWWVPDFAVKKDTIPGFINEAWTLVDKPGVYRGQCAELCGKAHGFMPIVVHAMEQDDYDAWLAEKKVEIAQAQEEAAAALTSELGMDDLMTQGESVYAARCAVCHQANGEGVTGAFPAIKGSAIATGDLDAHIDIIVNGRAGTAMQAFANQLTEQEIAAVITYQRNAWGNDTGDTVQASDINQFKENALSASAKEAE from the coding sequence ATGCGATTGCATAAGGATGGTGCCAGTCTTCGATACAGGCTGGTCGCAACAATTCTGTCGACTGTGGGGTTATTGTTCCCTTCACTTGCACTTGCCAGTGAAGAAAGTGCGAGCACGATGAGTCGCTTCAACTTAACGCAAGGGGTCACGGAGATCAGCGGGCAGGTGTATGAACTGCATATGCTGATTTTTTATATCTGCTGCGCGATTGCTTTCGTGGTGTTTGGGATTATGTTTTATTCCATCATCAAGCACCGCAAATCGAAAGGCGCGGTGGCTGCGCACTTTCATGAAAGTACCAAGGTAGAGATCATCTGGACAGTCATTCCAGTGCTGATTCTTATTGGTATGGCTATCCCCGCGACTACGACCCTGCTTGCGATGGAAGATACCTCGCAATCTGATATCACTATCAAAGTCACTGGTTCTCAGTGGAAATGGCACTATGACTATCTAGACGAAGGCGTCGAGTTCTTCAGTTTGCTCGCTACCGACCAGAAACAGATTGATGGTCTAGAAGAGAAGGGCGCGCATTACTTGTTAGAAGTGGACAATGCGTTGGTTGTGCCAATCGGTAAGAAAATCCGTTTTCTACTCACATCGGATGATGTCATCCATTCGTGGTGGGTGCCTGACTTTGCGGTGAAAAAAGACACCATACCGGGGTTCATTAATGAAGCGTGGACTTTAGTTGATAAGCCCGGTGTTTACCGCGGTCAGTGTGCAGAGCTGTGCGGCAAAGCCCATGGCTTTATGCCAATCGTGGTTCATGCCATGGAGCAGGACGATTACGATGCTTGGCTAGCAGAGAAGAAAGTGGAGATTGCTCAAGCGCAAGAAGAAGCGGCGGCAGCTCTTACAAGTGAATTAGGAATGGATGACCTTATGACGCAAGGGGAGTCGGTTTATGCCGCGCGTTGTGCGGTTTGTCACCAAGCCAATGGTGAAGGGGTGACGGGCGCATTCCCAGCTATCAAAGGCAGTGCGATTGCAACGGGTGATTTGGATGCGCATATCGATATCATCGTCAACGGCCGAGCAGGCACAGCGATGCAAGCCTTCGCCAATCAGTTGACTGAACAAGAGATCGCTGCCGTTATCACCTATCAACGCAATGCTTGGGGCAATGATACTGGCGATACCGTTCAAGCCTCAGACATTAATCAGTTCAAGGAAAATGCCCTTTCGGCATCCGCCAAGGAGGCAGAGTAA
- a CDS encoding porin, protein MNKNILAIAIAAATFGTQAVAVELYNNDGTTFSMGGHVSVNVNGSEREEKSNAYNTSGNTEVGANSPRINFTATQDLGNGYTVDARGEWALNYLTNGGNSFSTRLGYVGLTHDEVGRFVVGTQWSPFYDVAGLTDMPIAFANDFLYRGTRGEDFAKTGQTRSDQMVSYRNGFEFGEAGALDFGLAWQGKAEAEFDYDDRVQLALTYSIAGAKLGYAYSTGDVETVSKKDALDIHAVSASYGSYGNGLYLAGVYQMSEEKNLQDVDAYELLAAYALPNSLNFSINYETVEVQDKGYSKETEREELALQVEYNFAPNIVGFTGYQFDLNDDKSGQYSSKTNDQWTIGARFYL, encoded by the coding sequence TTTCTCTATGGGCGGCCACGTTTCTGTAAACGTTAATGGTTCAGAGCGTGAAGAGAAGAGCAATGCTTACAATACTTCTGGCAACACAGAAGTTGGTGCTAATTCTCCACGTATTAACTTTACAGCTACTCAAGACCTAGGTAACGGTTACACAGTGGATGCGCGCGGTGAATGGGCTCTTAACTACCTAACTAATGGCGGCAACTCTTTCTCTACTCGTCTTGGTTACGTTGGTCTTACTCACGATGAAGTTGGTCGTTTTGTAGTTGGTACACAGTGGTCACCTTTCTACGACGTAGCTGGTCTTACTGATATGCCAATCGCTTTTGCGAACGATTTCCTATACCGTGGTACTCGTGGTGAAGATTTCGCGAAAACAGGTCAGACTCGTTCAGACCAAATGGTTTCTTACCGTAACGGTTTTGAGTTTGGTGAAGCTGGTGCACTAGACTTCGGTCTAGCTTGGCAAGGTAAAGCTGAAGCTGAGTTTGACTACGATGATCGTGTACAGTTAGCTCTTACTTACTCTATCGCAGGCGCTAAGTTAGGTTACGCATACAGCACTGGTGATGTAGAGACTGTATCTAAGAAAGATGCTCTAGATATCCATGCAGTATCAGCTTCTTACGGCTCTTACGGTAACGGTCTATACCTAGCAGGTGTATACCAAATGTCTGAAGAGAAGAACCTTCAAGACGTGGATGCATACGAGCTACTAGCTGCTTACGCACTTCCAAACAGCCTAAACTTCAGCATCAACTACGAAACAGTTGAAGTTCAAGACAAAGGTTATTCTAAAGAGACTGAGCGTGAAGAGTTAGCTCTTCAAGTTGAATACAATTTCGCTCCTAACATCGTTGGTTTCACTGGTTACCAGTTTGACCTAAATGATGATAAGTCTGGTCAATACTCTTCTAAGACTAACGACCAATGGACAATCGGTGCTCGTTTCTACCTATAA
- a CDS encoding cytochrome c oxidase assembly protein has product MDTQDKNRKLTVKLLGAVVAMFGFGFALVPLYDVMCDVLGINGKTNASSVSAPVGMQVDISRTIKVEFMSHVTPNMPWRFTPSVSTMEVHPGEVIQTFYLAENRSAADMVGQAVPSVSPGLGASYFNKMECFCFNQQPLSAQASTEMGLIFYIEPDIPDSIHTLTLSYTLYDISDRVDTQATTAQRDDAVSIQRVSFTTPNDTAPQPVVVSSQGVTL; this is encoded by the coding sequence ATGGATACGCAAGATAAAAATCGCAAACTGACGGTCAAACTGCTCGGCGCTGTTGTTGCCATGTTTGGCTTCGGTTTTGCCTTGGTGCCGTTGTATGACGTGATGTGCGATGTATTGGGGATAAACGGCAAGACCAACGCCAGTTCAGTCAGTGCGCCCGTGGGTATGCAGGTGGATATTTCTCGCACCATTAAGGTGGAGTTTATGTCACACGTCACGCCGAATATGCCTTGGCGCTTTACGCCGTCAGTCTCCACGATGGAGGTTCATCCCGGGGAGGTGATTCAAACCTTTTATCTCGCGGAGAACCGCTCTGCTGCGGATATGGTAGGGCAAGCCGTGCCATCGGTGTCTCCGGGTTTAGGTGCGAGCTATTTCAATAAGATGGAGTGCTTTTGCTTCAATCAACAGCCTTTGTCTGCACAAGCTTCGACTGAGATGGGGTTGATTTTCTACATCGAACCAGACATTCCAGATTCGATTCACACACTGACGTTGTCTTATACGCTGTATGACATCTCTGATCGTGTCGATACACAGGCGACAACCGCCCAGCGTGACGATGCGGTTTCGATTCAGCGGGTGAGCTTCACCACCCCCAATGACACAGCACCACAACCTGTTGTGGTTTCGTCGCAAGGAGTGACACTATGA
- a CDS encoding fumarylacetoacetate hydrolase family protein, producing MTSIRYGEQLIQPSKILCVGRNYVEHIKELGNSIPDEMVVFSKPCSAITQELRSYHQEPLHYEAEICFMVQNKQLSAVGVGLDLTKRELQAKLKHKGLPWERAKAFDGSAVFSRFISLENIDISELSIELFINCVRVQRGHVSQMLYPPLTILSELQTYTTLQDNDVIMTGTPSGVGVVHEGDVFLVRLKQGDKTLIETEWVAK from the coding sequence ATGACATCAATTCGCTATGGAGAGCAGTTAATCCAGCCGAGTAAAATTCTCTGTGTGGGTCGCAACTATGTGGAGCACATCAAAGAGCTAGGCAATTCAATTCCCGATGAGATGGTGGTGTTTAGCAAGCCTTGCTCAGCGATCACTCAAGAGCTGCGTTCGTATCACCAAGAGCCGTTGCACTATGAAGCTGAAATCTGCTTTATGGTTCAAAACAAACAGCTTTCAGCGGTGGGTGTAGGCCTTGATCTCACCAAGCGCGAACTGCAAGCCAAACTTAAACACAAAGGCCTACCTTGGGAGCGCGCCAAAGCGTTTGACGGCTCTGCTGTGTTTAGTCGCTTTATCTCACTTGAAAATATCGATATCTCAGAGTTGAGCATCGAGCTATTCATCAACTGCGTTCGCGTTCAACGTGGCCACGTCAGTCAAATGCTCTACCCACCCCTGACGATTCTTTCTGAACTGCAAACCTACACCACACTACAAGACAACGATGTCATCATGACCGGCACCCCAAGCGGCGTTGGTGTGGTGCATGAGGGTGATGTGTTTTTAGTTCGCCTCAAGCAAGGGGATAAGACTTTGATTGAAACTGAGTGGGTGGCGAAATAA
- a CDS encoding EAL domain-containing protein, producing the protein MKNINHCNNERPTVGVIMPLLSGFYMGELSIALRQLARQQDINLVFIRSGESRNYELPIGLENLNALLVVLHSASHQLIAKAVEKNIPVISLGASYSPLPVEQFYSNQTQGVAVLYDWLREMGHERIAFCGDLSVNDIRLRFKSYQQKVRQHHGEFVSGDFFSVGDCSFAGGRDAGKAYIERDCQCSAVICAADQNAIGMMQQLKAQGLSVPEDVALVGVDNVFLGEKQSVSLTTVDQNLEELARCALLRAVERVKGAAYSSEVVLTPQCLVVRSSCGGQGAKPNLDESKSVRQQMMAADSQSPAELFESFYSQAKDGFDSILDAQNCFGYHFDEAVLAHCQSEHFQIEQTLYANGSQAKHTQSDNMIARSVEHFPATMPQQHYVSTVIPVKTGFDGQWKLLCINDSQQVDQGVGAYSMFANYLDMLALFIERDALLETANTRQKSLQQILQQLKVVSNTSNDGIWDWDLQTNRLTWNSRLVDMLGVSNSERYFIDCSELFQFIHHDDISDIEDKIHEHLINNVPFKTEFRMRTAHGDFLWVQANGAAVHNSSGRPIRFIGSLTDITQQRESAEKIHHMAYFDALTGIANRRKIIQDINQFISQNTNRRRAVMLMDLNRFKMVNDTFGHHTGDALLRHVSMQLRELLDDRQHLARLGGDEFLFFCDVQNHQQANELTSQILRRIARPLVHDDIELEAQGSIGVAFYPEDGTTADELIKKADIAMYKAKQAGGCRAVVYSPEMNCSSDDMVTMEHHLKGALKRGEIDIHYQPQVCADNNMVVGVEALARWRSSTLGDVPPYQFIKVAEESGLITSFGEYILNQVCRDLSASQWLRGLSRISINVSAKELVNTHFASSAIQTILNHQLPLEIFCFEITETAAITDYELCSQVLAQLHSAGIALSLDDFGTGFSSLSLLKRLPLNEVKIDRSFIRDITDGQANLDFVATMILMGKSLGYRVVAEGVETEAHSMALKSTGIDILQGYSYSKPKPLAELEAIYCSIPTVKV; encoded by the coding sequence ATGAAAAATATTAATCACTGTAATAATGAACGCCCCACCGTGGGCGTGATCATGCCGTTACTCAGCGGCTTCTATATGGGTGAACTCAGCATTGCTTTGCGTCAGTTAGCAAGGCAGCAAGACATCAACTTAGTGTTTATACGCTCGGGTGAGAGTCGTAATTATGAGTTGCCGATAGGCTTAGAAAATCTCAATGCACTGCTCGTTGTCCTGCATAGTGCTTCTCATCAATTGATCGCCAAGGCGGTTGAGAAAAACATTCCCGTCATCTCTCTCGGAGCGAGTTACAGCCCATTGCCTGTTGAGCAGTTCTACAGCAATCAAACTCAAGGTGTTGCTGTTCTTTATGACTGGCTTCGTGAAATGGGGCATGAGCGAATTGCTTTTTGTGGTGACTTGAGTGTCAACGATATTCGTCTGCGGTTTAAATCTTATCAACAAAAAGTGCGCCAGCATCACGGAGAGTTCGTTTCTGGTGATTTTTTCTCCGTCGGAGATTGCTCTTTTGCTGGTGGGCGAGACGCAGGAAAAGCTTACATTGAGAGAGATTGCCAGTGCTCAGCCGTCATCTGTGCAGCAGACCAAAATGCGATTGGGATGATGCAGCAACTGAAAGCTCAAGGGCTATCCGTTCCAGAAGATGTAGCGTTAGTAGGAGTCGATAACGTATTCCTTGGTGAAAAACAGTCCGTTTCGTTGACGACCGTTGACCAAAACCTTGAAGAACTTGCTCGTTGCGCCCTGCTGCGCGCGGTAGAGCGTGTAAAAGGCGCTGCGTATTCGAGTGAAGTTGTCCTTACCCCACAATGTTTGGTAGTGAGAAGTTCGTGTGGTGGCCAAGGTGCTAAGCCGAACTTGGATGAGAGCAAGAGCGTCCGTCAGCAAATGATGGCGGCGGATTCTCAATCGCCCGCAGAGCTATTTGAGAGCTTTTATTCGCAAGCTAAAGATGGTTTTGATTCGATTCTAGATGCGCAAAACTGTTTTGGTTACCACTTTGATGAGGCGGTATTGGCGCACTGTCAATCTGAGCATTTCCAGATAGAGCAGACCTTGTACGCCAATGGCTCACAAGCAAAGCACACTCAGAGTGACAACATGATTGCCCGCAGTGTTGAGCATTTTCCTGCCACTATGCCACAGCAGCATTACGTCTCTACGGTTATCCCGGTCAAAACCGGTTTTGATGGTCAATGGAAGCTATTGTGTATTAATGACTCACAGCAGGTAGATCAAGGGGTAGGTGCATACTCTATGTTTGCCAACTACCTTGATATGCTTGCTCTATTTATTGAACGTGATGCACTGCTAGAAACGGCGAACACCCGTCAAAAAAGCCTGCAGCAGATCCTTCAGCAACTGAAAGTGGTGTCGAATACATCAAATGACGGTATCTGGGATTGGGATTTGCAAACCAACCGCTTAACGTGGAATAGCCGTTTGGTTGATATGTTGGGTGTGTCTAATAGCGAGCGTTACTTTATTGATTGTAGTGAGCTTTTCCAGTTTATTCATCATGATGATATCTCTGACATAGAAGACAAGATTCACGAGCACCTCATCAATAACGTGCCTTTTAAAACTGAATTTCGCATGCGTACTGCGCATGGGGATTTCTTGTGGGTGCAAGCGAACGGTGCGGCAGTGCACAACTCTAGTGGGCGTCCGATCCGATTTATTGGCTCTTTGACGGACATTACGCAACAGAGAGAAAGTGCCGAAAAAATTCATCATATGGCATATTTTGATGCGTTAACCGGTATTGCGAACCGCCGCAAAATCATTCAAGACATCAATCAGTTTATCAGTCAAAACACCAATCGTCGCAGAGCTGTGATGTTGATGGACTTAAACCGTTTTAAGATGGTCAATGACACGTTTGGTCACCATACCGGCGATGCATTATTGCGCCATGTTTCCATGCAGCTACGTGAGCTATTAGATGACCGTCAGCATTTGGCTCGCTTGGGAGGTGATGAGTTTTTATTTTTCTGTGATGTACAAAACCATCAACAAGCGAACGAGTTAACCAGTCAAATTTTACGCCGTATTGCCCGACCTCTGGTTCACGATGATATCGAGTTGGAAGCACAAGGTAGTATCGGTGTGGCGTTCTATCCAGAAGATGGAACCACAGCGGATGAATTGATCAAGAAAGCCGATATCGCCATGTATAAAGCCAAGCAGGCTGGTGGCTGTCGAGCGGTGGTGTACTCGCCAGAGATGAACTGCTCAAGTGATGATATGGTGACCATGGAGCACCACCTAAAAGGGGCGCTAAAAAGAGGGGAAATAGACATTCACTATCAACCTCAAGTGTGTGCTGATAACAATATGGTCGTGGGTGTTGAAGCCTTAGCCCGTTGGCGTTCATCGACTCTCGGTGATGTACCACCCTACCAATTTATTAAAGTGGCCGAAGAGAGTGGTTTAATCACCTCATTTGGCGAGTATATTCTCAATCAGGTGTGTCGTGATTTGTCAGCGTCACAATGGCTACGAGGCTTATCTCGTATCTCCATTAACGTCAGTGCGAAAGAGCTCGTAAATACACACTTCGCGTCGTCTGCGATTCAGACCATCCTCAATCATCAATTACCTCTAGAAATCTTCTGCTTTGAGATAACTGAAACCGCCGCCATCACCGATTATGAGTTATGTAGCCAAGTATTAGCTCAGTTACACTCGGCAGGTATTGCGCTCTCTCTCGATGATTTTGGCACTGGGTTTTCCTCTTTGTCTTTGCTTAAGCGTTTGCCTCTTAATGAGGTCAAAATTGATCGATCATTTATTCGTGATATTACCGATGGACAGGCAAATTTAGATTTTGTTGCCACCATGATTTTGATGGGAAAAAGCTTAGGTTATCGCGTGGTGGCAGAAGGGGTGGAAACCGAAGCGCACTCGATGGCGCTAAAAAGCACGGGTATAGATATACTTCAAGGTTATTCATACAGCAAGCCTAAACCGTTGGCTGAGCTTGAGGCGATCTACTGTTCGATACCGACTGTAAAAGTCTAG
- a CDS encoding SURF1 family protein, which translates to MTKAVLNKNTITVSPESMSSRPTIFRIAALTLITVVVFSLLFKLGLWQLDRGYQKERLEHSLVERAKQPPVDLTEIVEAENPTGLSVIAQGRAIPEGYLLLDNQVYKGKVGYLAYQLIEADERYWLLERGFVTAPASRSVLPKVNWKHGDFVYRARVYQRSENPLSNDIDPEFIAPYRIQNLNIAQISQLFGIEIQPVVIQPQAESWPYPQPWVPIPMSSTKHFGYATQWFMMSAVFLGLMTWVSVRALQKRQARGGL; encoded by the coding sequence ATGACTAAAGCCGTTTTAAATAAAAATACCATAACTGTATCCCCTGAATCGATGAGTTCGCGTCCGACTATTTTTCGTATTGCCGCTTTGACTCTTATCACTGTGGTTGTGTTTTCCCTATTGTTCAAATTGGGTTTGTGGCAATTGGATCGTGGCTATCAAAAAGAGCGCCTAGAGCACAGTTTGGTAGAGCGTGCTAAGCAGCCTCCGGTTGATTTGACAGAAATTGTCGAGGCAGAAAACCCAACGGGGTTGTCAGTCATCGCGCAAGGGCGAGCAATCCCAGAAGGTTATCTATTGCTCGATAATCAAGTTTATAAAGGCAAAGTCGGTTACCTGGCTTATCAACTGATTGAGGCAGATGAGCGTTATTGGTTGTTGGAGCGGGGCTTTGTGACTGCCCCGGCCTCACGCTCGGTATTGCCTAAGGTGAACTGGAAGCATGGTGATTTTGTTTATCGCGCTCGGGTTTATCAGCGCTCGGAGAACCCACTTAGCAATGATATCGACCCTGAGTTTATTGCTCCCTACCGAATTCAAAACCTCAATATTGCGCAGATCTCTCAGTTGTTTGGTATCGAGATCCAACCTGTGGTGATCCAGCCACAGGCTGAGTCTTGGCCTTACCCTCAACCTTGGGTGCCGATTCCAATGTCTTCGACTAAGCACTTTGGCTATGCGACCCAGTGGTTCATGATGTCGGCGGTGTTCCTAGGCCTTATGACATGGGTGAGCGTTCGAGCATTGCAAAAGCGTCAAGCTCGAGGAGGGCTTTGA
- a CDS encoding cytochrome c oxidase subunit 3, which translates to MNTEPHSSTESKVSTYYVPAQSRWPIVGAVSLFLVAVGAGLTIQNMGNDGAGGVFGKVVLFIGFGVLLYMLAGWFSNVITESLSGLYSEQLSRSFRQGMSWFIFSEIMFFGAFFGALFYARMISVPWLGGASNNAMTHELLWPSFDALWPLLTTPAGDTTQAMPWQGLPLKNTIILLISSITLHMAHVSLERNQRTALIVWLEITIILAVFFLYFQVEEYIHAYQEMGLTLQSGVYGNTFFMLTGFHGLHVCLGTLFLIVLLARIAKDHFTPKNHFAFQAGSWYWHFVDVVWLCLFVFVYVL; encoded by the coding sequence ATGAATACAGAGCCTCATTCATCCACCGAATCAAAGGTAAGTACTTACTATGTGCCAGCTCAAAGCCGCTGGCCAATTGTCGGTGCAGTCTCTCTGTTTCTTGTCGCTGTCGGTGCGGGATTAACGATCCAAAACATGGGCAATGATGGCGCGGGCGGCGTGTTTGGTAAAGTTGTGTTGTTTATTGGCTTTGGCGTGTTGCTGTATATGCTCGCCGGTTGGTTCAGCAACGTGATTACCGAGTCGTTGTCAGGTCTGTATTCAGAGCAGTTGTCGCGCTCGTTTCGACAAGGCATGAGTTGGTTTATCTTTTCTGAGATCATGTTCTTTGGGGCGTTTTTTGGGGCGTTGTTCTATGCACGGATGATCTCTGTGCCTTGGCTCGGTGGCGCCAGTAACAACGCGATGACACACGAGTTGTTATGGCCAAGTTTTGATGCGCTGTGGCCGCTACTCACCACGCCAGCAGGAGACACAACGCAAGCGATGCCGTGGCAAGGTTTGCCCCTGAAAAACACCATCATACTGTTGATTTCGTCTATCACACTGCACATGGCGCATGTGAGTTTAGAGCGAAACCAGCGCACGGCGCTAATCGTCTGGCTTGAGATCACGATTATTCTTGCGGTGTTCTTTCTCTATTTCCAAGTGGAAGAGTACATTCACGCTTATCAAGAGATGGGGCTGACGCTGCAATCGGGCGTTTATGGCAATACCTTCTTTATGCTCACGGGTTTTCACGGTCTTCACGTCTGCTTGGGCACGCTGTTTTTGATTGTACTTCTGGCCCGCATTGCCAAAGACCACTTTACGCCGAAGAACCACTTTGCGTTTCAGGCAGGCAGTTGGTATTGGCACTTCGTTGATGTGGTGTGGCTGTGCTTGTTTGTATTTGTGTATGTCTTATAG
- the cyoE gene encoding heme o synthase produces the protein MSKTLTAQPTSKPLVQWRVYWTLTKPKVVLLMLLTAIVGMCLAVDGALPLQQTVLGLIGIGMMAGSAAAFNHLIDRRIDAIMARTHKRPLPQGDVSALKVSLFAFSLGLFGFALLWFGVNTLTAWLTFLSLLGYAVVYTLYLKRATPQNIVIAGIAGAMPPLLGWTSVTGELSGNAWLLVMIIFVWTPPHFWALAIHRKEDYASADIPMLPVTHGVEYTKTSIVLYTILLALVVLMPVLVGMSGWLYLAVSTVLSAGFIYYALQLKYFSHDKSAIETFKFSIYHLMGLFVALLLDHYIVM, from the coding sequence ATGAGTAAAACATTAACAGCACAACCAACTAGCAAGCCTCTGGTTCAGTGGCGCGTGTATTGGACATTGACCAAGCCGAAAGTGGTGTTGTTAATGCTATTGACCGCTATTGTGGGTATGTGCCTCGCGGTGGATGGCGCACTGCCGTTACAGCAAACGGTATTAGGCTTGATAGGGATTGGTATGATGGCTGGATCGGCTGCTGCGTTTAATCACCTAATTGACCGAAGAATCGACGCCATTATGGCCAGAACGCATAAACGCCCTCTGCCGCAGGGAGATGTGTCGGCTCTAAAAGTGAGCCTTTTCGCTTTTTCACTAGGGTTGTTTGGTTTTGCACTGCTGTGGTTTGGCGTAAATACCTTAACCGCTTGGTTAACCTTTCTAAGTTTGCTTGGTTATGCTGTGGTGTACACCTTATATCTAAAGCGCGCAACGCCACAGAATATTGTGATTGCTGGTATCGCAGGAGCAATGCCGCCGTTATTAGGTTGGACATCGGTGACGGGTGAGCTTAGTGGCAATGCTTGGTTATTGGTGATGATTATTTTTGTGTGGACCCCTCCCCATTTTTGGGCGCTTGCGATACACCGCAAAGAAGATTATGCCAGCGCTGATATTCCTATGCTGCCCGTGACGCATGGCGTTGAGTACACCAAAACCTCCATCGTGCTCTATACGATATTACTGGCGTTAGTGGTCTTGATGCCCGTGTTGGTTGGTATGAGTGGCTGGCTGTATCTGGCGGTATCAACCGTGTTGAGTGCAGGATTTATCTACTATGCCTTGCAGCTTAAATACTTCAGTCATGACAAGTCGGCGATAGAGACATTTAAGTTTTCCATCTACCACCTGATGGGCTTATTTGTCGCCTTATTGTTAGATCACTATATAGTAATGTGA
- a CDS encoding DUF2909 domain-containing protein, producing the protein MVFLFKTALVILLLFIILNLAFALVQLVRQSDQSEEQKPMSHYLGRRVMFSAVVVVLLILALTSGLIEPNPTPQ; encoded by the coding sequence ATGGTATTTTTATTTAAAACGGCTTTAGTCATTTTACTGCTCTTTATCATCCTTAATTTGGCGTTTGCCTTAGTACAACTGGTGCGTCAAAGTGACCAATCTGAAGAGCAAAAACCAATGAGCCATTACCTTGGTCGCCGAGTAATGTTCTCAGCTGTGGTGGTTGTCCTTCTCATCCTTGCATTGACTAGCGGGTTGATTGAACCCAACCCAACGCCTCAATAG
- a CDS encoding COX15/CtaA family protein gives MSTVSLVRFTLYLAVIVIALGAYTRLSDAGLGCPDWPGCYGKILVPQSQTDIALANQAFPERAVEPYKAWLEMIHRYVAGTLGLLIAWITFRCWKERTISRTLPTFIAALVVFQALLGMWTVTLKLLPVVVMAHLLGGFTLLASLSLLYWKLSHPPAPHGLQRLTGESNHGLKLFAAAALVVVVLQVMLGGWTSSNYAALVCTRLPICEGQWWTMLDFAKAFDWWQAGHDNYEFGVLSYGPRMTIHVVHRFGALVTTLCLLLLIYKCWQWASLRSEAKLVAAVLTLQLALGIANVVLHLPLWVAVAHNLGAASLVVAVLYTNYRIWTTAVRN, from the coding sequence ATGAGCACCGTCAGTTTAGTTCGATTCACCCTTTACCTTGCCGTAATTGTGATTGCATTGGGCGCTTACACTCGCTTATCCGATGCAGGGTTAGGTTGCCCTGACTGGCCAGGTTGTTATGGCAAAATTTTGGTGCCGCAGTCTCAGACAGATATTGCGCTCGCGAATCAGGCTTTCCCGGAGCGTGCTGTAGAGCCTTATAAGGCTTGGCTTGAGATGATTCATCGCTATGTCGCCGGTACTCTTGGTCTGTTGATCGCGTGGATTACTTTTCGCTGTTGGAAAGAGCGCACAATCAGCCGAACACTCCCCACCTTTATTGCTGCTTTAGTGGTATTCCAAGCCCTACTTGGTATGTGGACAGTCACATTAAAGCTGCTGCCAGTGGTGGTCATGGCACATTTGCTCGGAGGCTTCACATTGCTCGCGAGCTTATCTCTGCTGTATTGGAAACTCTCACACCCACCTGCTCCACATGGGTTACAGCGACTAACGGGGGAGAGCAATCACGGACTCAAGCTGTTTGCTGCTGCCGCGCTTGTAGTCGTCGTGCTGCAAGTGATGTTAGGGGGCTGGACATCATCAAACTATGCCGCATTAGTGTGTACGCGCTTACCCATTTGCGAAGGTCAATGGTGGACGATGCTCGACTTTGCTAAAGCTTTTGACTGGTGGCAAGCAGGTCATGATAACTATGAGTTTGGTGTATTGAGCTACGGGCCTCGGATGACGATTCATGTCGTGCATCGCTTTGGGGCGTTAGTGACGACTTTATGCCTGTTGCTCCTCATCTATAAATGTTGGCAGTGGGCAAGTTTGAGGTCGGAAGCGAAATTGGTCGCAGCGGTGTTAACTCTGCAACTGGCCTTGGGTATCGCCAATGTCGTCTTACATCTGCCATTGTGGGTGGCGGTGGCACATAACTTGGGCGCAGCAAGTTTAGTGGTAGCTGTGCTTTATACCAATTATCGAATTTGGACCACGGCGGTCCGCAACTAG